The Streptomyces camelliae genome window below encodes:
- a CDS encoding FtsK/SpoIIIE domain-containing protein, translating to MWLEATGGLAAVGGVGFAKVRAPRAYWALVGLPAALTRFGFTYRSTMDVCGLTVQPSGLRAFMTRNVARREVQPVPPKIRRVRGTSTGLRVTLRLPAGLEPADVAAASERLRHAWGVHSVTVVETKPGFIELRMTGYDVLRRVRMPRKAVPHDLIVPVALREDGTAFERDYRKAPMALTLGANQSGKSMYQRNLIKGLAQLKVALVGVDCKRGVEQSRYAPRLSALVTTPDDASSLFGILVAEMEDRFDLLSKQGVSDIWDLSERLRPVPVVVLVDEVAELFLISSRKDEERRERIVTALIRLAQMARAVGIYLEICGQRFGSDLGKGATMLRAQLTGRVVHRVNDKQTAEMGLADVAPDAVPAASLIRMDLPGTAVAADTSGGWSKIRTPAVTQEEVVAACRDFAHLVPDLPFLDPFRPYVPAEAPKSGPSLVKPRPVTE from the coding sequence ATGTGGCTGGAGGCCACGGGGGGTCTGGCGGCCGTCGGTGGTGTCGGCTTCGCGAAGGTGCGGGCGCCTCGCGCGTATTGGGCGTTGGTGGGTCTGCCGGCGGCGTTGACCCGGTTCGGGTTCACGTACCGGTCCACGATGGACGTGTGCGGGCTGACGGTGCAGCCGTCGGGTCTGCGGGCGTTCATGACCCGCAACGTTGCCCGTCGTGAGGTGCAGCCGGTTCCGCCGAAGATCCGCCGGGTGCGGGGCACGTCGACCGGGCTGCGGGTGACCTTGCGGCTTCCGGCCGGTCTGGAGCCCGCCGACGTGGCTGCCGCCTCGGAACGGCTGCGTCACGCTTGGGGTGTGCACTCGGTGACCGTGGTGGAGACGAAACCGGGGTTCATCGAGCTGCGGATGACCGGGTATGACGTGCTGCGCCGGGTCCGGATGCCCCGTAAGGCCGTGCCGCACGATCTGATCGTGCCGGTCGCTCTGCGGGAGGACGGGACCGCGTTCGAGCGGGACTACCGCAAGGCGCCGATGGCGCTCACCCTGGGCGCGAACCAGTCCGGCAAGTCCATGTATCAGCGCAACCTGATCAAGGGCCTGGCCCAACTCAAGGTTGCTCTGGTCGGGGTGGACTGCAAGCGCGGGGTGGAACAGTCCCGCTACGCGCCGCGTCTGTCGGCCCTGGTCACCACCCCGGACGACGCCTCCTCGCTGTTCGGCATCCTCGTGGCGGAGATGGAGGACCGCTTCGACCTGCTGAGCAAGCAGGGCGTCTCCGACATCTGGGACCTGTCCGAACGCCTGCGGCCGGTGCCCGTGGTCGTGCTGGTGGACGAGGTCGCGGAACTGTTCCTGATCTCCTCACGCAAGGATGAGGAGCGACGGGAGCGGATCGTGACCGCGCTGATCCGGCTGGCTCAGATGGCCCGTGCGGTCGGCATCTACCTGGAGATCTGCGGTCAGCGCTTCGGCTCCGACCTGGGCAAGGGCGCGACCATGCTCCGTGCCCAGCTCACGGGCCGTGTTGTGCATCGGGTCAACGACAAGCAGACCGCCGAAATGGGTCTCGCCGACGTCGCCCCGGACGCCGTGCCGGCCGCGAGTCTGATCCGGATGGACCTTCCCGGTACCGCTGTCGCGGCGGACACCTCCGGCGGCTGGTCGAAGATCCGCACCCCGGCCGTCACGCAGGAAGAAGTCGTCGCCGCCTGCCGGGACTTCGCCCACCTGGTCCCGGACCTTCCGTTCCTCGACCCCTTCCGCCCGTACGTGCCCGCTGAGGCGCCGAAGAGCGGTCCGTCGCTGGTCAAGCCGCGACCGGTCACCGAGTAA
- a CDS encoding GntR family transcriptional regulator, whose product MAPKWRELADKLAEEIKRGEYAPGQQLPQIRELVAAGEGSKSTVHQAYKALEAEGLVTSSRGHGTVVRQRVPLKRLGIARYDKAKWRDGDEVAFIADRVASGRSYRRNEQTQTVSRVEAPPVVAAAHGLPEGAEVYARARLVKEGDQPTHTLTSYYRPEHVEGTRLVDPTPGPAGRGGGFRVLYDAGYEIDHMKEEIFARAPTADEVKLLQLPPGEPVVELHRTTYTASGTVVEFAIGVHAASRFAWEYDFKVPDSAKGEKG is encoded by the coding sequence ATGGCGCCCAAGTGGCGGGAGCTGGCCGACAAGCTGGCTGAGGAAATCAAGAGGGGTGAATACGCGCCTGGCCAGCAGCTTCCGCAGATCAGGGAGCTTGTTGCGGCAGGCGAGGGCTCCAAGTCCACCGTCCACCAGGCCTACAAAGCCCTCGAAGCCGAGGGCCTGGTGACGTCATCCCGCGGGCACGGGACCGTCGTGCGGCAACGAGTCCCGCTCAAGCGGCTCGGCATTGCCAGGTACGACAAGGCCAAGTGGCGCGATGGCGACGAGGTGGCTTTCATTGCGGACCGCGTGGCCTCTGGGCGCAGCTACCGCCGGAATGAGCAGACCCAGACCGTCAGTCGCGTGGAGGCCCCGCCGGTGGTCGCAGCTGCGCACGGACTGCCCGAAGGCGCAGAGGTGTATGCGCGGGCGCGACTGGTGAAGGAAGGTGACCAGCCGACCCACACGCTCACCAGCTATTACCGGCCCGAACATGTCGAGGGGACACGGCTGGTCGACCCGACGCCGGGGCCGGCCGGTCGCGGCGGCGGATTCCGAGTGCTGTACGACGCGGGATACGAGATCGACCACATGAAAGAGGAGATCTTCGCCAGGGCGCCCACGGCCGACGAAGTAAAGCTCTTGCAGCTGCCTCCGGGCGAACCTGTCGTCGAGCTGCATCGGACGACGTACACGGCCTCTGGCACAGTGGTGGAGTTCGCCATTGGTGTGCACGCGGCTTCGCGCTTCGCCTGGGAATACGACTTCAAGGTGCCGGACTCGGCGAAGGGCGAGAAGGGGTAG
- a CDS encoding YdcF family protein codes for MISTQAWADARRLWDYHQMGHVLRPCSVAIGLGSHDLGVADTAVDLYKRGMAPLLVFTGATSPTTRERMPRGEAVHYRERALELGVPSSAVLVEPNARNTGENIRLSRALLEVAGVGVSSVLLISKPYEERRAYATARKLWPEVEIVSASTPMTLEEYAESIQDARLVIDMLVGALQRLLIYPEQGYMISLPVPDDVLEAYERLCREGFTSRLLVTDQHSA; via the coding sequence ATGATCTCCACTCAGGCATGGGCCGATGCACGGCGCCTGTGGGACTACCACCAGATGGGCCATGTCCTGCGGCCGTGCTCAGTCGCGATCGGGTTGGGTAGCCATGACCTGGGTGTAGCCGATACGGCAGTAGATCTGTACAAGCGCGGCATGGCTCCCCTCCTTGTGTTCACGGGAGCCACCAGCCCGACGACCCGGGAGCGCATGCCCCGGGGTGAAGCCGTCCACTACCGCGAACGAGCCCTCGAACTCGGTGTTCCTAGCTCAGCCGTGCTCGTAGAACCCAACGCCCGCAATACCGGCGAGAACATCCGCCTTTCCAGGGCCCTGCTTGAGGTGGCCGGAGTGGGGGTCTCTTCCGTGCTCCTCATCAGCAAGCCGTACGAGGAGAGGCGCGCCTACGCCACGGCGCGCAAGCTGTGGCCGGAAGTCGAGATCGTCAGCGCGTCCACTCCGATGACGTTGGAGGAGTACGCGGAGTCCATCCAGGACGCTCGGTTGGTCATTGACATGCTGGTGGGGGCACTCCAGCGACTCCTGATCTACCCGGAGCAGGGATACATGATCAGCCTGCCCGTACCGGATGACGTCTTGGAGGCGTACGAGCGGCTATGCCGCGAGGGTTTCACCAGCCGGCTTCTCGTCACTGACCAGCACTCTGCCTGA
- a CDS encoding phosphoribosyltransferase: MSDVRENLTYERFGGAIRELAQTIADDGYEPDVVLSIARGGVFVAGGLAYALDCKNIHLVNVEFYTGVGTTLEMPVMLAPVPNVIDFSDKKVLITDDVADTGKTLKLVRDFCLDTVAEVRSAVIYEKSHSLVKCEYVWKRTDDWINFPWSVLPPVHKSGQAPKENKEAL; encoded by the coding sequence ATGAGTGACGTGCGGGAGAACCTGACCTACGAGCGGTTCGGCGGCGCCATCCGCGAGCTCGCCCAGACCATCGCCGACGACGGGTACGAGCCCGACGTCGTGCTCAGCATCGCCCGCGGCGGGGTGTTCGTCGCCGGCGGGCTCGCCTACGCCCTCGACTGCAAGAACATCCACCTCGTGAACGTGGAGTTCTACACCGGGGTGGGGACCACCCTGGAAATGCCGGTCATGCTCGCTCCCGTGCCCAACGTGATCGACTTCTCCGACAAGAAGGTCCTGATCACCGACGACGTCGCGGACACCGGCAAGACGCTGAAGCTGGTGCGCGACTTCTGTCTCGACACGGTCGCCGAGGTGCGCTCCGCGGTGATCTATGAGAAGTCCCACTCGCTCGTGAAGTGCGAGTACGTCTGGAAGCGGACCGACGACTGGATCAACTTCCCGTGGAGTGTATTGCCTCCAGTACATAAGTCGGGTCAGGCGCCCAAGGAGAACAAGGAAGCCCTCTGA
- the dcd gene encoding dCTP deaminase: MLLSDKDIRAEIDAGRVRIDPYDETMVQPSSIDVRLDRYFRVFENHRYPHIDPSVEQPDLTRLVEPEGDEPFILHPGEFVLASTYEVISLPDDLASRLEGKSSLGRLGLVTHSTAGFIDPGFSGHVTLELSNLATLPIKLWPGMKIGQLCMFRLTSPAEFPYGSERYGSRYQGQRGPTASRSYVNFHRTQV, from the coding sequence GTGCTTCTCTCAGACAAGGACATCCGGGCCGAGATCGACGCCGGGCGGGTACGGATCGATCCCTACGACGAAACCATGGTGCAGCCGTCGAGCATCGACGTGCGGCTGGACCGCTACTTCCGGGTGTTCGAGAACCACCGGTACCCGCACATCGACCCCTCCGTCGAGCAGCCCGATCTGACGCGGCTCGTGGAGCCGGAGGGGGACGAGCCGTTCATCCTGCATCCCGGGGAGTTCGTGCTCGCCTCCACCTACGAGGTCATCTCGCTTCCCGACGATCTTGCCTCGCGGCTGGAGGGCAAGTCCTCGCTCGGGCGCCTCGGGCTCGTCACCCACTCCACCGCCGGGTTCATCGACCCCGGCTTCAGCGGGCACGTCACCCTTGAGCTGTCCAATCTCGCCACCCTGCCGATCAAGCTCTGGCCCGGCATGAAGATCGGCCAGCTGTGCATGTTCCGGCTGACCTCGCCCGCCGAGTTCCCCTACGGCAGCGAGCGCTACGGCTCCCGGTACCAGGGGCAGCGCGGGCCGACCGCCTCGCGGTCCTACGTCAATTTCCATCGGACCCAGGTGTGA
- a CDS encoding PIN domain-containing protein gives MIIVIVDTSGLLAALDSAHPEHRAANEAIMAAGLLIMSPLLLAELDHVATRELGREAALSAVDDLRRWMSRGRVVMPEITENHLGAAQSVRVRYRALDLDLADAVNVALAADYDTDAILTLDRRDFRAVRPLGRHKAFRVLPDDLPL, from the coding sequence GTGATCATTGTCATCGTCGATACGTCCGGCCTTCTGGCAGCCCTGGACTCGGCCCATCCGGAACACCGGGCGGCGAACGAGGCGATCATGGCGGCGGGCCTGCTGATCATGTCCCCGCTCCTGCTGGCCGAACTGGATCACGTGGCGACGCGTGAGCTCGGCAGGGAGGCCGCCCTCAGCGCGGTCGACGACCTGCGGCGCTGGATGAGCCGGGGGCGTGTCGTCATGCCGGAGATCACGGAGAACCACCTCGGCGCCGCCCAGTCTGTCCGTGTCCGATACCGAGCGCTGGACCTCGACCTCGCCGACGCGGTGAACGTGGCGCTTGCCGCCGACTACGACACGGACGCGATTCTCACCCTCGACCGACGAGACTTCCGGGCCGTACGCCCGTTGGGCCGCCACAAGGCGTTCCGGGTACTCCCCGACGACCTCCCGCTCTGA
- a CDS encoding CopG family transcriptional regulator: MSMKRTNVYADPEDLAIIKEAAKRRGISEAEIIRQGIHLAAMANRVWDEPLFSRTFEGPGRTLSKPEVRETVAEAVRRETGSGPGSTA, translated from the coding sequence ATGTCCATGAAGCGCACCAACGTCTACGCCGACCCCGAGGACCTGGCCATCATCAAGGAGGCCGCCAAGCGCCGAGGTATAAGCGAGGCCGAGATCATCCGCCAGGGCATCCACCTTGCAGCCATGGCGAACCGGGTCTGGGACGAGCCGCTGTTCTCACGCACCTTCGAGGGGCCGGGACGCACGCTGTCCAAGCCGGAGGTCCGGGAGACGGTCGCCGAGGCCGTTCGGCGTGAGACCGGCTCGGGTCCCGGATCCACCGCGTGA
- a CDS encoding DUF5994 family protein — MEPSSTPAGGTPAADAHTYRMPLPRLALSPDVSHGPLDGAWWPRCAALELELPSLVDSLEPDPDTTVRVTVDPAEWPDAPHTVMSPGREIAVEPAGPGSAAHVITLDCGTVGRWVLLVVPPEEHAGTAARLLAAAADPENPLTAARMLTLAETGLLGSTTGETQ; from the coding sequence ATGGAACCGAGCAGTACGCCGGCCGGAGGCACGCCCGCGGCCGACGCGCACACGTATCGCATGCCGCTGCCCCGCCTGGCCCTCTCCCCGGACGTCAGCCACGGCCCGCTGGACGGGGCCTGGTGGCCGCGCTGCGCCGCGCTGGAACTCGAACTGCCCTCGTTGGTCGACTCGTTGGAGCCGGACCCGGACACCACGGTGCGGGTCACCGTGGATCCCGCCGAATGGCCCGACGCGCCACACACGGTCATGTCACCCGGCCGGGAGATCGCCGTGGAGCCGGCCGGCCCCGGAAGCGCCGCGCACGTCATCACCCTGGACTGCGGCACCGTGGGGCGCTGGGTGCTGCTGGTCGTCCCGCCCGAGGAGCACGCCGGAACAGCCGCTCGGCTGCTGGCCGCGGCAGCCGACCCCGAGAACCCGCTGACCGCCGCGCGCATGCTGACGCTGGCCGAGACCGGGCTCCTCGGGAGCACGACAGGGGAGACGCAATGA
- a CDS encoding STAS domain-containing protein — translation MTSQGEAPELFEECRIVRAHGELDAQTVAPLVRALAEARAAWPGRLRLIVDLSRVTFSDGSILAPLCEAWSDCRARGGWIRVVHDSHTTDLVFRCTGLLHRFPAYASAQDAWEGRTADIGAPEAPGRHS, via the coding sequence TTGACCAGTCAAGGTGAAGCACCCGAGCTCTTCGAGGAGTGCCGTATCGTCCGCGCGCACGGCGAGCTGGACGCGCAGACCGTGGCGCCGCTGGTCCGCGCCCTGGCCGAGGCCCGCGCCGCCTGGCCCGGACGGCTCCGCCTCATCGTGGACCTGAGCCGGGTGACTTTCTCCGACGGCAGCATCCTGGCGCCTCTGTGCGAGGCGTGGTCCGACTGCCGCGCCCGGGGCGGCTGGATACGCGTCGTCCACGACAGCCACACGACCGACCTGGTCTTCCGCTGCACCGGTCTCCTCCACCGCTTCCCCGCCTACGCCAGCGCGCAGGACGCCTGGGAGGGACGAACGGCCGACATCGGCGCACCAGAGGCACCCGGACGGCACAGCTGA
- a CDS encoding DUF5994 family protein, with the protein MTSDHLRPPPPAPPLLRLYLAPESTVPRRIDGAWWPRTFDFLTELPPLLRGLPRAWGQIVSVLVNGTAGTGAPGLILVRDQVVRLRRATTAHAPSTVVLMAPGQGRRDLLVVPPEATERAAVSLMSAAGLTPEQRDFAS; encoded by the coding sequence ATGACGAGCGACCACCTACGGCCCCCGCCGCCCGCCCCGCCTCTCCTGCGCCTGTACCTCGCACCCGAGAGCACCGTGCCACGCCGTATCGACGGGGCCTGGTGGCCGCGCACCTTCGATTTCCTGACAGAACTTCCGCCGCTGCTCCGCGGTCTGCCTCGTGCCTGGGGTCAGATCGTCAGCGTCCTGGTGAACGGCACGGCGGGGACCGGGGCACCGGGCCTCATACTCGTCCGCGACCAGGTCGTCCGGCTGCGCAGGGCCACCACGGCGCACGCGCCGAGCACCGTCGTCCTGATGGCACCCGGCCAGGGGCGCAGGGACCTGCTGGTCGTCCCGCCGGAGGCCACCGAACGGGCCGCCGTATCGCTCATGTCCGCAGCCGGGCTGACACCGGAGCAACGCGACTTCGCGAGTTGA
- a CDS encoding cold-shock protein has product MASGTVKWFNAEKGFGFIEQEGGGADVFAHYSNIISNGGFRELQEGQKVSFDVTQGQKGPQAENIVPA; this is encoded by the coding sequence ATGGCATCTGGCACCGTGAAGTGGTTCAACGCGGAAAAGGGCTTCGGCTTCATCGAGCAGGAGGGTGGCGGCGCTGACGTGTTCGCCCACTACTCGAACATCATCAGCAACGGTGGCTTCCGCGAGCTTCAGGAAGGCCAGAAGGTTAGCTTCGACGTCACGCAGGGCCAGAAGGGCCCGCAGGCTGAGAACATCGTTCCCGCCTGA